From the genome of Uranotaenia lowii strain MFRU-FL chromosome 1, ASM2978415v1, whole genome shotgun sequence, one region includes:
- the LOC129755190 gene encoding uncharacterized protein LOC129755190, translated as MTAAKSKALRRKHREQHPAWQCRASPAAFNKRYYRNDRCAHPVAFATLTEVHEKRRRKSSAAARRRQPVRHSIFHAILSAPPAAWEVLYRQQSNSNNSSNSIRPDNSVPAAVQQHQQQHGQAVERLGVSPANLTWLKSELSTTETD; from the exons ATGACAGCAGCAAAGTCGAAGGCGCTCCGGAGAAAGCACCGCGAACAACATCCGGCATGGCAGTGTCGAGCGTCGCCTGCAGCGTTCAACAAAAGGTACTACCGGAACGACAGGTGCGCGCATCCGGTGGCATTCGCTACGCTCACCGAGGTACACGAAAAACGGCGAAGAAAATCATCCGCAGCAGCGAGGCGACGGCAGCCAGTGCGTCACAGCATTTTTCATGCCATATTATCCGCACCTCCAGCTGCGTGGGAAGTGCTGTACCGGCAGCagagcaacagcaacaactccAGCAACAGCATCAGGCCCGACAATTCGGTGCCAGCAGCAGTACAAcagcaccagcagcagcatGGCCAGGCGGTCGAGCGTCTCGGAGTAAGCC CAGCAAACCTCACATGGCTCAAATCGGAACTTTCAACAACTGAAACTGATTAA
- the LOC129755168 gene encoding uncharacterized protein LOC129755168, with the protein MIRANWQHLMKIKPTPDENIVSVQRTIRRNPGKKLPSKTTARKYQNRPKSSALSERFRLGIWWNNLAARNDSSKKRKICHEKFRKKNASWRVRATARESVSRGQSIVHGVWQGGICCSEKTCVSRSEHEGEGATSRAWRLAASAAPRIPEKITGRYMTAAKSKALRRKHREQHPAWQCRASPAAFNKRYYRNDRCAHPVAFATLTEVHEKRRRKSSAAARRRQPVRHSIFHAILSAPPAAWEVLYRQQSNSNNSSNSIRPDNSVPAAVQQHQQQHGQAVERLGVSPANLTWLKSELSTTETD; encoded by the exons ATGATACGAGCAAACTGGCaacatttaatgaaaatcaaaCCCACTCCTGATGAAAATATTGTAAGCGTACAGCGGACCATCAGGAGAAATCCCGGGAagaaattgccatccaaaacgACTGCTCGAAAATACCAAAACCGTCCGAAATCGAGCGCATTATCGGAAAGATTCCGACTGGGGATTTGGTGGAATAACTTGGCAGCACGAAATGACAGCAGCAAAAAGCGAAAAATCTGTCATGAGAAGTTCCGGAAAAAGAACGCAAGTTGGCGGGTGCGTGCGACTGCGAGGGAGTCAGTAAGTCGGGGGCAATCAATCGTGCATGGTGTCTGGCAGGGCGGTATCTGCTGCTCGGAGAAGACGTGTGTGTCGCGGAGTGAACACGAAGGAGAAGGCGCGACGAGTCGTGCGTGGCGCTTGGCAGCGTCCGCTGCACCCAGAATTCCGGAGAAAATAACTGGACGGTATATGACAGCAGCAAAGTCGAAGGCGCTCCGGAGAAAGCACCGCGAACAACATCCGGCATGGCAGTGTCGAGCGTCGCCTGCAGCGTTCAACAAAAGGTACTACCGGAACGACAGGTGCGCGCATCCGGTGGCATTCGCTACGCTCACCGAGGTACACGAAAAACGGCGAAGAAAATCATCCGCAGCAGCGAGGCGACGGCAGCCAGTGCGTCACAGCATTTTTCATGCCATATTATCCGCACCTCCAGCTGCGTGGGAAGTGCTGTACCGGCAGCagagcaacagcaacaactccAGCAACAGCATCAGGCCCGACAATTCGGTGCCAGCAGCAGTACAAcagcaccagcagcagcatGGCCAGGCGGTCGAGCGTCTCGGAGTAAGCC CAGCAAACCTCACATGGCTCAAATCGGAACTTTCAACAACTGAAACTGATTAA